From a region of the Cucumis sativus cultivar 9930 chromosome 6, Cucumber_9930_V3, whole genome shotgun sequence genome:
- the LOC101206217 gene encoding dehydrodolichyl diphosphate synthase 2, with protein sequence MFSLQFPIPIDNLPITPPPKFLLSGCALPKPYEFKRRRLGNLRVRAADVAAPAAEEAALPGGLQKEFLPRHVAVIMDGNVRWARAMNMADSKGHDAGVRSLREMVDLCLEWDIPVLSVFAFSYDNWLRSKREVEFLMFLFERVLKSEMEKSSRKGIRLSVIGDLSLLPKSLQNLINEAVERTKSNTKLQLIVAASYSGRYDVVQACRNLARKVKNDEIQVEDINDDLIEQELETKCTHIPHPDLLIRTSGELRISNFLLWQSAYTEFFFSETLWPDFRKDDFVEALLSYQTRQRRYGGRQS encoded by the exons ATGTTTTCCTTACAATTCCCAATTCCCATCGACAACCTTCCAATCACTCCACCGCCTAAATTCCTTCTAAGTGGTTGCGCACTTCCAAAGCCCTATGAATTCAAAAGGCGCCGTTTGGGGAACCTCCGTGTAAGGGCGGCGGACGTTGCGGCTCCTGCGGCGGAGGAAGCGGCGTTGCCAGGTGGGCTTCAGAAGGAGTTCCTGCCGAGACACGTGGCGGTGATTATGGACGGAAATGTGCGGTGGGCACGGGCGATGAATATGGCGGACTCGAAAGGGCACGACGCCGGGGTACGGTCGTTGAGGGAAATGGTCGACCTTTGTTTGGAATGGGATATTCCAGTACTCTCTGTTTTTGCCTTCTCTTATGATAATTGGCTTCGCTCTAAG CGTGAGGTCGAgtttttgatgtttttattcGAAAGAGTTTTGAAATCCGAGATGGAGAAATCTTCCAG GAAGGGAATTAGACTATCAGTAATTGGGGATTTATCACTTCTTCCAAAATCCCTACAAAACCTAATAAACGAAGCAGTGGAAAGAACAAAATCCAACACAAAGCTTCAACTAATAGTAGCGGCCAGCTACAGTGGAAGATACGACGTCGTTCAAGCCTGCAGAAACCTAGCTCGGAAAGTCAAAAACGACGAGATTCAAGTGGAAGACATTAACGACGATCTCATTGAACAAGAACTCGAAACCAAATGTACGCACATTCCTCACCCCGATCTCTTAATCAGAACCAGTGGCGAGCTCCGAATCAGCAATTTCTTGCTCTGGCAATCCGCTTATACCGAATTCTTCTTCTCCGAAACGCTGTGGCCTGATTTTCGGAAGGACGATTTTGTTGAAGCTTTGCTTTCTTATCAGACCAGGCAGCGGCGCTACGGCGGAAGGCAATCTTGA
- the LOC101211426 gene encoding non-specific phospholipase C1, whose translation MVLREAVLTSFFLIYLLFSSHAFEFDFKKRRHEIQGPIKSVVVLVMENRSFDHVLGWLKSVRPEIDGLTGKESNRVSVSDPNSEEVFVSNDAIFIDSDPGHSFQAIREQIFGSNDSSVNPAPMNGFAQQAAAMDEIDMPKTVMSGFKPERVPVYTELANQFAVFDRWFASVPASTQPNRFYVHSATSHGAMSNVRKDLIHGFPQKTIFDSLDENGLTFGIYYQNIPATLFFKSLRKLKHIVKFHSYALKFKLHAKLGRLPNYAVIEQRYFDVDLYPANDDHPSHDVARGQKFVKEVYEILRASPQWKEMALLITYDEHGGFYDHVPTPVTGVPNPDGIIGPDPYYFRFDRLGVRVPTILVSPWVEKGTVIHEPVGPTSTSQFEHSSVPATVKKLFNLKSNFLTKRDAWAGTFDHYLKLRDHPRDDCPETLPKVTAPLRPWGPKEHAKLSEFQVELIQLASQLNGDHVLNSYPNIGKYMTVGEANKYAEDAVKRFLEAGRVALMAGANESAIVTMRPSLTSRTTAVDSGPFVETI comes from the exons ATGGTGCTCCGTGAAGCGGTTTTGACctccttttttctaatatatctCTTATTTTCGTCCCATGCTTTCGAGTTCGATTTCAAGAAGAGGCGACATGAAATCCAAGGACCTATCAAGAGTGTGGTGGTTTTGGTCATGGAAAATCGCTCCTTTGACCATGTCTTAGGCTGGCTGAAATCCGTTCGACCTGAAATCGACGGATTGACCGGTAAAGAATCGAACCGGGTTTCGGTTTCTGATCCCAACTCTGAAGAGGTTTTCGTCTCTAACGATGCTATCTTCATAGATTCCGATCCCGGCCATTCTTTTCAAGCGATCAGAGAGCAAATTTTCGGATCAAACGACAGTTCGGTGAATCCGGCTCCGATGAACGGATTTGCACAGCAGGCGGCGGCAATGGACGAAATCGACATGCCGAAAACTGTAATGAGTGGGTTCAAGCCGGAACGAGTTCCGGTTTACACAGAGTTAGCGAACCAGTTTGCGGTCTTCGACCGGTGGTTCGCGTCAGTTCCGGCGTCGACTCAGCCGAATCGGTTCTACGTCCACTCCGCAACCTCTCACGGCGCCATGAGCAATGTAAGGAAGGATCTCATCCATGGCTTCCCTCAGAAAACAATTTTTGACTCATTGGATGAAAACGGCCTCACTTTTGGGATTTATTACCAAAATATCCCCGCAaccctatttttcaaaagccTGAGGAAGCTGAAGCATATAGTTAAATTTCACTCTTATgctttgaaattcaaattgcACGCTAAGCTTGGAAGGCTCCCAAATTACGCTGTTATTGAACAGCGTTACTTCGACGTTGATCTTTATCCGGCCAACGACGATCATCCGTCGCACGACGTGGCTCGTGGCCAGAAATTTGTGAAGGAAGTTTATGAAATTCTTAGAGCAAGTCCTCAATGGAAGGAAATGGCGCTGCTGATTACTTACGACGAGCACGGCGGGTTTTACGATCATGTTCCGACGCCGGTTACCGGCGTACCTAATCCGGACGGAATCATTGGACCGGATCCTTACTACTTCCGGTTCGACCGGCTGGGCGTTCGAGTTCCGACGATTCTGGTGTCGCCGTGGGTCGAGAAAGGAACAG TGATTCATGAGCCTGTTGGACCAACTTCTACTTCACAATTTGAACATTCCTCCGTTCCTGCCACTGTGAAAAAGCTTTTCAACCTAAAATCTAACTTCCTAACAAAGCGGGATGCATGGGCTGGTACTTTTGACCATTATTTGAAGCTACGCGACCATCCTCGGGATGATTGTCCAG AAACTCTTCCAAAGGTAACGGCACCGCTGCGACCATGGGGACCGAAAGAACACGCAAAGCTCTCAGAGTTCCAAGTCGAATTGATCCAACTTGCATCGCAGCTCAATGGTGATCATGTGTTGAATTCTTACCCAAACATTGGGAAATATATGACTGTTGGTGAAGCCAATAAGTATGCAGAAGATGCAGTGAAAAGATTTCTTGAAGCTGGAAGAGTTGCTCTCATGGCAGGAGCTAATGAGTCTGCCATTGTCACCATGAGGCCGTCTCTAACCAGTCGAACCACAGCAGTGGACTCCGGTCCGTTTGTCGAAACGATCTGA
- the LOC101205972 gene encoding villin-1, with protein MSLFFKDADPVFLGAGTKPGLEIWCIENLQVVSVPKASHGKFYSGSAYIVLNTTVPKCGIPQHDVHYWVGENANKVDSALASDKALELDAALGSCTVQYREVGGQETEKFLSYFKPCIIPLEGVYCSQLQHPKDKTYQIRLLTCKGDRAVHVKEVPFSRSSLNHNDVFILDTASKVFLFSGCYSSIQERAKALDVAQYIKENNHSGSCDLVTIDDGKFVGDSDVGEFWSFFGGYAPIPRDVPSDQTPSDSSIKLFWINTQGKLYPKGYDALNKEMLETDKCYMLDCDSQLFVWMGKHTSVTERKTSISAVEDFVRKQDRSTGTHLTFLTEGLETAAFKVYFDDWPNIVEPKLYEEGRGKVAAIFKQHGYDVKELPEQDFKPCINLQGRIKVWRVDGDSITPLTEAEQKKLFTGDCYIVQYTYPGSGRDENIIYSWLGRMSVMEDRREAISHLNTIVNLTKGDSVVAQVIQNKEPDLFFYIFQILIIFKGGKSTQYKKHLEDENSNDDTYDESKNALFRIQGTGLDNMQAIQVDLVSGSLNSSYCYILQTGTCIFTWIGSLSSTRDHEILDRMVEMINPTWQPVSIREGSEPDLFWEVLDGKSEYQKGKEAKGPIEDPHLFVLNISEGDFKVKEIYNFTQDDLTTEDVLVLNCHNEIYVWLGCHANVGGKEQALDLAHKFLEKDVLGEGISLETPIYVVTEGHEPPLFTQFFEWDFSKANMHGNSFERKLAVLKGKVHNLDSPVRKSWKALSRETTPDGSRRTSLSPFQHERNLSPAFPGSGPHLKSPNRDIFSTPTQAVRKLDLTSSQNAGSPTTTSLSHSPISSQSSDILLNNEDVAAENLPIYPYERLTVVSKDPIGGIDVTKREAYLSIEEFEEKFGMEKTTFYKLPKWKQNKLKMTLHLF; from the exons ATGTCGCTTTTCTTTAAAGACGCCGATCCAGTGTTTCTTGGCGCGGGGACCAAACC tGGGCTGGAAATCTGGTGTATTGAGAATCTTCAAGTAGTCTCTGTTCCAAAAGCTTCACATGGAAAGTTTTACTCTGGAAGTGCTTATATAGTTTTGAAT ACAACTGTGCCGAAATGTGGAATTCCCCAGCATGACGTGCATTACTGGGTGGGAGAAAATGCAAACAAG GTTGATTCAGCTTTGGCATCAGACAAAGCACTGGAACTAGACGCAGCTCTAGGTTCTTGTACTGTACAATACAGGGAAGTCGGAGGGCAAGAAACGGAGAAATTTTTATCATACTTTAAACCATGTATTATACCTTTAGAAGGTGTATACTGCTCACAGCTTCAGCACCCCAAAGATAAAACATACCAAATCAGACTTCTGACCTGCAAGGGCGACCGTGCGGTTCATGTTAAGGAA GTTCCATTTTCTCGATCATCATTAAACCACAATGATGTATTCATCCTTGACACTGCATCAAAAGTCTTTCTCTTTAGTGGATGCTACTCTAGCATACAAGAAAGGGCTAAAGCGTTGGATGTTGCTCAGTACATTAAAGAGAATAATCATAGTGGAAGCTGCGACTTAGTAACTATAG ATGATGGAAAATTTGTGGGTGATTCTGATGTTGGTGAGTTCTGGAGCTTTTTTGGTGGTTATGCTCCCATTCCTCGTGATGTGCCCTCAGATCAGACACCATCTGattcttcaattaaattattttg GATAAACACCCAAGGGAAATTGTATCCAAAAGGATATGATGCTTTGAACAAAGAGATGCTTGAGACAGACAAATGCTATATGCTAGATTGTGATTCACAGTTATTTGTTTGGATGGGGAAACATACCTCAGTTACAGAACGGAAGACTTCAATATCAGCTGTAGAA GATTTTGTTAGAAAGCAGGACAGGTCAACTGGGACCCACTTAACTTTCCTAACTGAAGGCTTAGAAACTGCTGCATTTAAGGTCTATTTTGATGATTGGCCCAACATCGTGGAACCAAAACTATACGAGGAAGGCCGAGGAAAAGTAGCAG CAATTTTCAAGCAACATGGCTATGATGTGAAGGAGCTTCCTGAACAAGACTTCAAGCCATGCATAAACTTGCAAGGCAGGATTAAA GTTTGGCGGGTAGATGGTGATAGTATCACCCCTCTTACAGAGGCAGAACAGAAAAAACTCTTCACTGGGGATTGCTATATTGTGCAATATACATATCCTGGAAGTGGCAGGGAtgagaatataatttattcctGGCTTGGTCGCATGAGTGTCATG GAGGACAGAAGAGAAGCCATATCCCATTTGAACACCATTGTAAATTTGACCAAAGGGGACTCAGTTGTg GCTCAAGTAATTCAGAATAAGGAGCCAGatctatttttctatattttccagatattaattatttttaag GGAGGCAAGAGTACACAATACAAAAAGCATCtagaagatgaaaatagtAATGATGATACGTATGATGAAAGCAAGAATGCACTTTTCAGAATTCAAGGGACGGGGCTGGATAATATGCAGGCAATCCAAGTTGATCTA GTGTCAGGTTCCCTAAATTCATCCTACTGTTATATTCTTCAAACTGGAACATGCATTTTCACTTGGATTGGCAGTCTCTCTTCAACCAGAGACCATGAAATTCTAGACAGGATGGTGGAAATGATAAAT CCAACATGGCAACCTGTATCAATCAGGGAAGGGAGTGAGCCTGATTTATTCTGGGAAGTACTTGATGGAAAGTCAGAGTATCAAAAGGGAAAGGAGGCCAAAGGGCCCATTGAAGATCCACATTTATTTGTCTTGAATATCAGCGAAG GTGATTTCAAG GTGAAGGAGATTTACAATTTTACCCAAGATGATCTAACTACTGAAGATGTTTTGGTTCTTAATTGCCACAATGAGATTTATGTTTGGCTGGGATGCCATGCCAATGTTGGGGGGAAGGAACAAGCACTCGATCTTGCCCAT AAATTCTTAGAGAAAGATGTTTTGGGCGAAGGAATTTCTCTTGAGACTCCCATATATGTTGTCACTGAAGGTCACGAGCCACCACTTTTCACCCAGTTTTTTGAGTGGGATTTCTCAAAAGCAAAT ATGCATGGTAATTCGTTTGAGAGAAAGCTCGCtgttttgaaaggaaaagtaCATAATCTCGAT TCACCTGTAAGAAAATCATGGAAAGCACTCTCAAGGGAAACTACTCCAGATGGATCAAGACGCACCTCATTAAGTCCCTTTCAGCACGAAAGAAATCTATCTCCTGCATTCCCAGGCTCGGGGCCACATTTAAAGTCTCCAAACAGAGATATTTTTTCCACTCCAACGCAAGCTGTTAGAAAGCTCGATTTGACATCTTCTCAAAATGCTG GTTCCCCGACTACAACATCATTATCACATTCACCTATTTCTAGTCAAAGTAGTGATATCTTACTGAATAATGAAGATGTGGCTGCTGAAAATCTACCAATATACCCATATGAACGTCTGACCGTGGTATCTAAAGATCCAATTGGAGGCATAGATGTGACCAAACGAGAG GCATATTTAAGCATAGAAGAGTTTGAAGAGAAATTTGGGATggaaaaaacaacattttacaAGCTTCCAAAGTGGAAACAAAACAAGCTCAAGATGACCCTTCATCTTTTCTGA
- the LOC101211907 gene encoding pleckstrin homology domain-containing protein 1, translated as MSSGRMESLWRAATGQDPSPEDYKGVEFWTSPERAGWLNKQGEYLRTWRRRWFVLKRGKLFWFKDSIVTRASIPRGVIPVNTCLTVKGAEDILHKPCAFELSTTGQDTMYFIAESEREKEEWINSIGRSIVQNSRSVTESEVVDYDNRR; from the coding sequence ATGAGCTCCGGTAGGATGGAGAGCCTATGGCGAGCTGCAACCGGCCAAGATCCGAGTCCGGAGGATTACAAAGGCGTCGAATTCTGGACCAGCCCCGAGCGAGCCGGCTGGCTCAACAAGCAAGGCGAATACCTGAGAACCTGGCGTCGCCGTTGGTTCGTTCTCAAACGAGGTAAACTCTTCTGGTTTAAGGACTCTATTGTTACTCGCGCTTCAATTCCACGCGGTGTTATCCCTGTCAATACCTGCCTCACCGTCAAAGGAGCTGAGGATATCCTCCATAAGCCTTGCGCCTTCGAACTCTCTACCACCGGTCAAGACACTATGTACTTCATCGCTGAGTCGGAGCGTGAAAAGGAGGAGTGGATCAATTCGATTGGGCGCTCGATAGTTCAGAATTCGCGATCGGTTACCGAATCTGAAGTTGTTGATTACGATAACAGGCGATGA
- the LOC101211672 gene encoding probable NAD(P)H dehydrogenase (quinone) FQR1-like 3, producing the protein MSTTKIYIVYYSLHGHVGTMARRIQQGANSVQGVEATLWQVPETLSDVILKKIKAPPKADDVQEIHPEQLVEADGFLFGFPSRFGVMAAQFKAFFDATSEIWQSQALAGKPAGIFWSTGFHGGGQELTALTAITQLAHHGMIFVPLGYTFGSKMMEMNEVKGGSPYGAGTFAADGTRQPTELELEQAFYQGKYVAELTKKLKN; encoded by the exons ATGTCTACCACGAAGATATACATAGT GTACTATTCTTTACATGGCCATGTTGGGACCATGGCAAGGAGAATTCAACAGGGAGCTAATTCAGTTCAAGGGGTTGAAGCCACTCTATGGCAG GTGCCTGAGACATTGTCCGATGTGATACTGAAAAAGATCAAAGCTCCTCCAAAAGCAGATGATGTGCAAGAGATCCATCCAGAACAACTGGTGGAAGCAGATGGTTTTCTTTTCGGGTTTCCATCACGATTCGGGGTCATGGCTGCTCAATTCAAGGCGTTCTTTGATGCAACAAGTGAGATATGGCAGTCTCAAGCACTTGCTGGCAAACCTGCTGGAATTTTCTGGAGTACTGGTTTTCATGGTGGAGGTCAGGAGCTTACTGC aTTGACAGCAATAACGCAGCTAGCACATCACGGTATGATATTTGTACCTCTTGGTTACACATTTGGGAGTAAGATGATGGAAATGAATGAGGTGAAAGGTGGCTCTCCCTATGGTGCTGGAACCTTTGCAGCCGATGGAACGCGACAACCGACTGAGTTGGAGCTTGAACAGGCCTTTTACCAAGGTAAGTATGTTGCTGAATTAACCAAGAAACTCAAAAACTAA